The Acinetobacter sp. WCHA45 DNA window AAGTTATTCTGCTTCTGCAAGGATTCAGCGTCTGGTGTTGGACTTCGACCATGTTCATGTGTACCCACTGTGGTCATCAGCATTGGTTGTGCAAAAGACAATGTTGTGCCAATGAGCAGAGAAAAAGTCAAAATACCAAATTGTTTAATCATAATTTATTTGCGAACATTAAAATTTTGCTAGCAATATATAATGAAAATCATTATCAATAAAGTTTGGTAATAAAAAGAGTTAAAACTCAGCGTGTTTAATAGTTTAAAGTGTTGTTATACTAGCTCGGATAATCAATTCACAGATGAATTGTAATCCATTCTTATAGATGATTTTGCTGAGGTTGCATTCCAATGGTAAACGATGGACAAAACACATCGAATTCACTTAATTTAGAACAAATTCGTAACGATATTGATAGTGTTGATCAACAAATCCAAGAGTTACTTAATCGCCGTGCAACGCTTGCAGAAGCGGTAGCCAAAGCGAAGTTTGCATCCGAAGAAAATCCGCTGTTTTATCGTCCAGAACGTGAAGCTCAGGTGTTACGTAAAGTCATGGAGCGTAACCAAGGTCCTTTATCTGATGCAACCATGGCGCGTTTGTTCCGTGAAATTATGTCAGCATGTTTGGCACTTGAAGCACCACAAAGTATTGCATTCCTTGGGCCTGAAGGCACTTATACCCACTCGGCTGTGTTAAAGCATTTTGGTAAAGATGCTGTTGTACGTCCATTGCCAACGATTGATGAAGTGTTCCGTGAAGTTGAAGCAGGCAGCGCACATTATGGTGTCGTTCCCGTTGAGAACTCATCAGAAGGGATTGTGAACCATACTCTCGATTGCTTTAAATCGTCGACAGTCAATGTGATTGGTGAAGTTGAACTACGTATTCATCATCAATTCCTTGTATCTGAAAATACCCGTAAAGACAGCATTAAGCAGATTTATGCACATCAACAAACCTTGGCACAATGCCGTAAATGGTTAGATGCGCATTATCCGGGCGTAGAGCGTGTCGCGTTGAATTCAAATGCTGAAGCAGCACGCCGTATTCGTAATGAATGGCATTCTGCTGCGATTGCATCTGATATTGCAGCAAGCATGTACAATCTTGAGATTTTACATAGCAATATCGAAGATAACCCTGAAAATACCACTCGTTTCCTTGTGATTGGTCGTGAAAAGATTCCTCAAAGTGGTAATGATAAAACCTCTCTATTAATCTCTGCGCATGACCGTGCAGGTGCTTTGTTGGAGATTCTTGCGCCATTTGCCAAACATAAAATTAGTTTGACTAGTATTGAAACTCGTCCTGCGCTTCCTGAGAAATGGGCCTATGTTTTCTTCATTGATTTGGAAGGGCATATTGATCAAGAAAATGTAGCCGCAGCATTAGATGAAATTCGACCTAATGTAAAAGAATTGCGAGTATTGGGTTCATATCCTATTGCTGTTTTATAGTTCTATTTATTGTATTTTGAATCCCTCCCAGCAGTCTCCCTTCAAAAAGGGAGGAGTTTCCCCTCTTTTTAAAGAGGGGTTAGGGAAGATTTTTACATAGGCAAATATGTTTTATGTCTCAACCATTATTTAAGAAAGTTGCATTTATTGGGCTTGGACTGATTGGGTCGAGTCTTGCTCGTGTGATTGTGGCTGAACGACTTGCATCTCAAATTGTGGCTTCAACACGCTCAAAGAAAACATTAGAAGATGCCAAGGCACTCGGTCTTATTCAAGACGGTTATGCAACACCAGAAGAAGCAGTTCAGGATGCCGATTTAATTGTTTTAGCTTTGCCTGTTCGTGCGACACAAAAAGTGCTAGAACAGATCAAGCCTTATCTTGCAGACAATGTCATCATTACCGATGTCGGTAGTACCAAAGGCAATGTGGTTGAAGCTGCTAAAGTGGTATTTGGTGAAAATTTACCAGTCGGTTTTGTACCGGGTCATCCGATTGCAGGTGCAGAACATACAGGTGTACATGCGGGCAAAGTTGATTTATTCGTCAATCATAAAGTGATTTTGACACCACTTCCGACCAGTGCCGATTGGGCGGTTGAAAAACTGATTCAACTTTGGTCTGCGGCAAAAGCAGAAGTGATTTGCATGGATGTCACTAAGCACGATGAAGTGTTGGCACATACCAGTCATTTACCGCATTTGATGGCATTCAATCTGGTTGAGCAACTGGCAAATCGTGAAGATAATTTAGATATTTTCCGCTATGCTGCTGGAGGTTTTCGTGACTTCTCGCGTATTGCGGCTAGTGACCCACAGATGTGGCATGACATTTTCTTTGCCAATAAAACGGCAATTTTAAATGCTGTTGATGGCTTTGAACAGCAATTGTCGATTTTAAAGAAATTGATTGCACAGGAAGATTCGCAAGCGTTGATGGGACTGCTCGGGCATGCTCAAGCAGCACGTCAGCACTTTAACCATATGTTGGCCAAAAAACCTTTGATGGAGAAAAACAAGGTGACACAGCAATTTACCATTTTACCGGGAAAGAAAACATTTACAGGTAAATTCACCGTACCGGGTGACAAGTCTGTGTCACATCGCTCAATTATGTTTGGTGCGATTGCTGAAGGCACAACGCATGTGACAGGCTTCTTGGAAGGTGAAGATGCACTTGCAACTTTGCAGGCTTTCCGTGATATGGGCGTGAGCATTGAAGGGCCTAAGAATGGTGAAGTCACGATTCATGGCGTGGGTATGCAAGGCTTAAAAGCACCAGCGAGCGCGTTGTATATGGGTAACTCTGGTACTAGCATGCGTTTGCTATCAGGTATGTTGTCTGCACAAAAATTTGACTCGGTGATGACAGGTGATGCGTCATTGTCGAAACGTCCAATGGAGCGTATTGCTAAGCCGCTTCGTGAAATGGGTGCACAAATCCAAACCACAGGTGAAAAAGGTACGCCACCAGTGAGTATCACGGGTAGTCAAGCCCTTAAAGGGATTCAATACGATTTACCAATGGCATCAGCTCAGGTGAAATCAGGAATTTTATTGGCAGGCTTATGGGCTGCTGGTGAAACTTCAGTGACGGAACCTGAACCGACCCGTGATCATACTGAACGTATGCTTCGTGCTTTCGGTTATGATGTAAAAACTGAAGGAAATAAAATCTCGCTTGTGGGTGGTGGTAAATTAGTTGGCACAGATATTCAAGTGCCTTCTGATATTTCATCTGCGGCATTCTTTATGGTGGGTGCGGCTATTACAGAAGGTGCAGATGTTGTCCTTGAAGCAGTGGGCATCAACCCAACCCGTACAGGCGTGATCGAAATTCTCAAGCAAATGGGCGCTGATCTGACTGTTGAGAATGAACGTATTGCAGGCGGTGAACCGATTGCAGATATTCATATCAAAGGTTCAAGAACATTGAAGGGCATTCATATGCCTGAAGATCAAGTACCTTTAGCAATTGATGAATTCCCAGCATTATTCATTGCGGCTGCATGTGCAGAAGGTCAAACCGTATTAACGGGTGCAGCTGAACTTCGTGTCAAAGAGTCTGACCGTATTCAAGTCATGGCTGATGGCTTGAAAATCATGGGCATTGATTGTACGCCAACAGAAGATGGCATCATCATTGAAGGTAAAGGCAAGTCAGGTGACTGGTCGGCAATCTTTGCTGGCGGTGAAATTGAATCTCACCATGACCATCGTATTGCCATGAGTTTCAGTATCGCAGGTTTACGTACTTCAGGTAACATCACGATTCATGGTACGGAAACGGTTGCAACTAGTTTTCCAACCTTTACTGAGCTAGCAAACTCAGCAGGTTTAGATTTACAAGTCGTAAATCAGTAAACGAATTGAGAAATGCAGTATTTAGAATAGCTAAATGCTGCATTTTTTATTTGTTTATACATAAAAATAAGTTGTTAGGTGCAAACATAAAACGTATAAATAATGAAAATGATGAGTTTGACCATGTACATATCTAATTAGGTCTAAATTTATCAATTTAGTAAAATAAGTAAGACAATCGTCTAATCAATTAAAGACAATTGTATATATAATCATTCTTACCGTACGAGTCGATTTTATGCTGCGATCCAGCTAAAAAAATAAAAATAGAGGGAATACCATGAAAACATTGCAATTTATAGCAGATTGTCCTAAACATTGGGTAATTATCATCTACCAAATGAATGCTATATCACGCAAGAATATGTTGCAGCGCTACTCTATAAACAATTAGAACATTATTCTCTGTGAAATCTCTGCCAATTCACAGAAAAAACAAGCTTGGTTTGAACGAATAGAAACGCAAAGTATTATCCGACAGTTGGCTCAAGCCGTAGAAAATAGCTTAAAAGCAGAGCATAGCTTTTCTCAATTTGTATGGAAAAGCTAAGACGATTTTGTCAATAAAATCTTAAATAAAGTGATTTAAGCATCGCCATTTAGGTGTATGGTGTATATTTGTTTAAACACTTTATTTGAGAGTATTGGTGCATGATACAGGTCGATTTTTCTAAATTATCTCCACAAGTAGTTTGGCGACATTTTGAGACCTTATGTACAATTCCTCGACCATCTAAACATGAACAACGGTTAAGACAGCATTTAAAAGATTGGGCAGAACAGCGCAATTTGGAAACCTATGTCGATAACATTGGTAACCTAATTATTCGAAAAGTGGCAACTACGGGTAAAGAACAGGCTGCTGGTGTGATTTTGCAAGGCCATCTGGATATGGTGACACAAGCCAATCGTGGTACCCAGCATGATTTTTTTAAAGATCCAATTCAACCAGTCTTAAAAGATGGTTGGCTGATTGCTGAAAATACCACGCTTGGTGCAGACAATGGCATTGGCGTTGCACTTGCAATGGCGGTATTAGAATCAAATGATATTGCTCATGGGCCGATTGAAGTCCTGTTGACCATTGATGAAGAAGCAGGAATGAGTGGTGCTCGTTTGCTTGAGTCAGGTGTGTTAACTGGACAGTGGCTTTTCAATATTGATACCGAAGAATGGGGTGAGCTGTATCTTGGCTGTGCAGGCAGTATTGACCTAGAAGTGGGACAGACACTTGAATATGAAACAGCTCCAAGTGATTTAATCTTTGTAGATTTACTGGTATCAGCTTTGAAAGGTGGTCACTCTGGGGTTGATATTCATTTAGGTCGTGGGAATGCCAATGTCATTCTAGCCCATTTCCTCAATGATTATTTGGCACCATCCAATGGCCGACTGGTTGAGTTTTTCGGTGGATCTGCACGAAATGCCATCCCGCGTGAAGCTGTGGCAACCATTGCAATTAAAGCAGAGCAATTACCCGCGTTGGAAAATGCCGTTGCTGTGGCACAAACTGAATGGCAACAAAAGTTACAGAACATTGATGATCAGCTACAGATCAGCTTACAGCAAAATGCTAACCCGATAAATGAAGTTATAACATTGCAGCAACAGCAAGCTTGGTTGCAAGCATTGGCAAGTTGTCCATACGGGACTGCCCAGTGGAGTAGCGCTTTAGCTGATGTGGTTGAGACTTCGAATAATATTGGTGTGGTCAAATTGACCAAAGATGAAGCGAAAACCTTAGTTATGGTTCGTTCGATGGTGAATCAAGAAGCAGTAGCATTTGCTCAAAAGATTCAACAGCACTTTGCCAGTTTTGAAATTCAATCTGAATTAACGCCTTTAGTATCAGGTTGGACACCGAATCCAGAATCGGCTGCATTAAAGTGCTTACAACAGGCTTATCAATCTGCATTTGATATTGAACCTAATCTAAAAGTCATTCATGCAGGTTTGGAATGTGGCATTATTGCGGAACATTATCCTGATTTACAGATGGTGTCGTTTGGCCCTGATATTCAAGGGGCGCATGCAC harbors:
- a CDS encoding bifunctional prephenate dehydrogenase/3-phosphoshikimate 1-carboxyvinyltransferase, which produces MSQPLFKKVAFIGLGLIGSSLARVIVAERLASQIVASTRSKKTLEDAKALGLIQDGYATPEEAVQDADLIVLALPVRATQKVLEQIKPYLADNVIITDVGSTKGNVVEAAKVVFGENLPVGFVPGHPIAGAEHTGVHAGKVDLFVNHKVILTPLPTSADWAVEKLIQLWSAAKAEVICMDVTKHDEVLAHTSHLPHLMAFNLVEQLANREDNLDIFRYAAGGFRDFSRIAASDPQMWHDIFFANKTAILNAVDGFEQQLSILKKLIAQEDSQALMGLLGHAQAARQHFNHMLAKKPLMEKNKVTQQFTILPGKKTFTGKFTVPGDKSVSHRSIMFGAIAEGTTHVTGFLEGEDALATLQAFRDMGVSIEGPKNGEVTIHGVGMQGLKAPASALYMGNSGTSMRLLSGMLSAQKFDSVMTGDASLSKRPMERIAKPLREMGAQIQTTGEKGTPPVSITGSQALKGIQYDLPMASAQVKSGILLAGLWAAGETSVTEPEPTRDHTERMLRAFGYDVKTEGNKISLVGGGKLVGTDIQVPSDISSAAFFMVGAAITEGADVVLEAVGINPTRTGVIEILKQMGADLTVENERIAGGEPIADIHIKGSRTLKGIHMPEDQVPLAIDEFPALFIAAACAEGQTVLTGAAELRVKESDRIQVMADGLKIMGIDCTPTEDGIIIEGKGKSGDWSAIFAGGEIESHHDHRIAMSFSIAGLRTSGNITIHGTETVATSFPTFTELANSAGLDLQVVNQ
- a CDS encoding aminoacyl-histidine dipeptidase, whose amino-acid sequence is MIQVDFSKLSPQVVWRHFETLCTIPRPSKHEQRLRQHLKDWAEQRNLETYVDNIGNLIIRKVATTGKEQAAGVILQGHLDMVTQANRGTQHDFFKDPIQPVLKDGWLIAENTTLGADNGIGVALAMAVLESNDIAHGPIEVLLTIDEEAGMSGARLLESGVLTGQWLFNIDTEEWGELYLGCAGSIDLEVGQTLEYETAPSDLIFVDLLVSALKGGHSGVDIHLGRGNANVILAHFLNDYLAPSNGRLVEFFGGSARNAIPREAVATIAIKAEQLPALENAVAVAQTEWQQKLQNIDDQLQISLQQNANPINEVITLQQQQAWLQALASCPYGTAQWSSALADVVETSNNIGVVKLTKDEAKTLVMVRSMVNQEAVAFAQKIQQHFASFEIQSELTPLVSGWTPNPESAALKCLQQAYQSAFDIEPNLKVIHAGLECGIIAEHYPDLQMVSFGPDIQGAHAPGERVKVDTVDKCWKLLVTALESVK
- the pheA gene encoding prephenate dehydratase, which codes for MVNDGQNTSNSLNLEQIRNDIDSVDQQIQELLNRRATLAEAVAKAKFASEENPLFYRPEREAQVLRKVMERNQGPLSDATMARLFREIMSACLALEAPQSIAFLGPEGTYTHSAVLKHFGKDAVVRPLPTIDEVFREVEAGSAHYGVVPVENSSEGIVNHTLDCFKSSTVNVIGEVELRIHHQFLVSENTRKDSIKQIYAHQQTLAQCRKWLDAHYPGVERVALNSNAEAARRIRNEWHSAAIASDIAASMYNLEILHSNIEDNPENTTRFLVIGREKIPQSGNDKTSLLISAHDRAGALLEILAPFAKHKISLTSIETRPALPEKWAYVFFIDLEGHIDQENVAAALDEIRPNVKELRVLGSYPIAVL